The following are from one region of the Coffea eugenioides isolate CCC68of chromosome 2, Ceug_1.0, whole genome shotgun sequence genome:
- the LOC113762259 gene encoding caffeic acid 3-O-methyltransferase-like has translation MDSSSRATDDVVVEAGLDEQEEQRFSYAMQLVSSAALPMVLLAAIRLDVLEVIAQAGPGAQLSPWDIAAQACPKNPDAAAMLDRMLQLLASYSVLTCSVAEADASISSRRRVYGLAPVAKYFVQNKTYAAGGGGVSLGPLLALLQDKVFIDSWYQLEDAVREGGVPFDRVHGVHAFEYPARDPRFNEVFNKAMINPTTIAINRIVERYKGFEHLKTLVDVGGGLGVTLGVITAKYPSLKGINFDLPHVIQHAPVYPGVEHVGGDMFESVPQGDAIFLRSILHDWDDGRCLKLLKNCFKALPKDGKVIVVDAIVPVVPDTSASIKAICQSDVIMMAQIPGGKERSEAEFLDLATAAGFRGIRVECFVCDAWVMEFYK, from the exons ATGGATTCTTCGTCAAGAGCAACCGACGATGTTGTAGTTGAAGCAGGACTAGATGAGCAAGAAGAGCAACGCTTCTCGTACGCGATGCAACTGGTCAGCTCTGCAGCGCTGCCCATGGTGCTGCTGGCTGCCATCCGGCTCGATGTGTTGGAGGTCATTGCCCAAGCGGGTCCAGGTGCCCAATTGTCGCCTTGGGACATTGCAGCCCAGGCGTGTCCTAAAAACCCTGATGCGGCTGCTATGCTGGATAGGATGCTGCAGCTCCTGGCTAGCTACTCGGTGCTCACCTGCTCTGTTGCCGAGGCGGATGCTAGTATCAGTAGCCGAAGAAGAGTGTATGGATTGGCACCGGTGGCCAAATACTTTGTGCAGAATAAAACATATGCagcaggaggaggaggagttTCACTAGGCCCCCTGCTGGCCTTGCTTCAGGATAAGGTCTTCATTGACAGTTG GTACCAATTAGAAGATGCAGTTCGTGAAGGAGGAGTTCCGTTTGATAGGGTACATGGTGTACATGCGTTTGAATACCCTGCTAGAGATCCCAGATTCAATGAGGTCTTCAACAAGGCAATGATCAACCCCACAACTATTGCCATTAACAGAATCGTTGAACGCTACAAAGGTTTTGAGCACCTCAAAACTTTGGTAGATGTTGGTGGTGGGCTTGGAGTTACCCTCGGCGTGATCACAGCTAAATACCCAAGTCTCAAGGGTATTAATTTTGATTTGCCACATGTTATTCAACATGCACCGGTCTATCCTG GGGTAGAACATGTTGGAGGAGACATGTTTGAAAGTGTTCCACAAGGGGATGCCATTTTTCTGAGG TCGATACTTCATGATTGGGATGATGGTCGTTGCTTGAAGTTGCTAAAGAACTGTTTCAAGGCTCTACCAAAGGATGGAAAGGTAATAGTTGTAGATGCAATTGTTCCTGTGGTTCCTGATACTAGTGCAAGCATCAAAGCCATTTGCCAGTCTGATGTAATCATGATGGCTCAAATCCCTGGAGGAAAAGAGAGATCCGAAGCAGAGTTTCTTGATTTGGCTACTGCAGCTGGATTTAGAGGTATAAGGGTAGAATGTTTTGTGTGTGATGCCTGGGTCATGGAGTTCTACAAGTAG
- the LOC113763292 gene encoding caffeic acid 3-O-methyltransferase-like, giving the protein MDSLSKATNNVVVEAGLDEQEEQHFSYAMQLVSSAALPMVLLAAIRLDVLEVIAQAGPGAQLSPWDIAAQACPKNPDAAAMLDRMLQLLASYSVLTCSVAEADASISSQRRVYGLAPVAKYFVQNKTYAAGGGGVSLGPLLALVQDKVFIDSWYQLEDAVREGGVPFDRVHGMHAFEYTARDPRFNEVFNKAMVNPATIAINRMVERYKGFEHLKTLVDVGGGLGVTLGVITAKYPSLKGINFDLPHVIQHAPVYPGVEHVGGDMFESVPQGDAIFLRSILHDWDDGRCLKLLKNCFKALPKDGKVIVVDAIVPVVPDTSASIKAICQSDVIMMAQIPGGKERSEAEFLDLATAAGFRGIRVECFVCDAWVMEFYK; this is encoded by the exons ATGGATTCTTTGTCAAAAGCAACCAACAATGTTGTTGTTGAAGCAGGACTAGATGAGCAAGAAGAGCAACACTTCTCGTACGCGATGCAACTGGTCAGCTCTGCAGCGCTACCCATGGTGCTGCTGGCTGCCATCCGGCTCGATGTGTTGGAGGTCATTGCCCAAGCGGGTCCAGGTGCCCAATTGTCGCCTTGGGACATTGCAGCCCAGGCGTGTCCTAAAAACCCTGATGCGGCTGCTATGCTGGATAGGATGCTGCAGCTCCTGGCTAGCTACTCGGTGCTCACCTGCTCTGTTGCCGAGGCGGATGCTAGTATCAGTAGCCAAAGAAGAGTGTATGGATTGGCACCGGTGGCCAAATACTTTGTGCAGAATAAAACATATGCagcaggaggaggaggagttTCACTAGGCCCCCTGCTGGCCTTGGTTCAAGATAAGGTCTTCATTGACAGTTG GTACCAATTAGAAGATGCAGTTCGTGAAGGAGGAGTTCCGTTTGATAGGGTACATGGTATGCATGCATTTGAATACACTGCTAGAGATCCCAGATTCAATGAGGTCTTCAACAAGGCAATGGTCAACCCCGCAACTATTGCCATTAACAGAATGGTTGAACGCTACAAAGGTTTTGAGCACCTCAAAACTTTGGTAGATGTTGGTGGTGGGCTTGGAGTTACCCTCGGCGTGATCACAGCTAAATACCCAAGTCTCAAGGGTATTAATTTTGATTTGCCACATGTTATTCAACATGCACCGGTCTATCCTG GGGTAGAACATGTTGGAGGAGACATGTTTGAAAGTGTTCCACAAGGGGATGCCATTTTTCTGAGG TCGATACTTCATGATTGGGATGATGGTCGTTGCTTGAAGTTGCTAAAGAACTGTTTCAAGGCTCTACCAAAGGATGGAAAGGTAATAGTTGTAGATGCAATTGTTCCTGTGGTTCCTGATACTAGTGCAAGCATCAAAGCCATTTGCCAGTCTGATGTAATCATGATGGCTCAAATCCCTGGAGGAAAAGAGAGATCCGAAGCAGAGTTTCTTGATTTGGCTACTGCAGCTGGATTTAGAGGTATAAGGGTAGAATGTTTTGTGTGTGATGCCTGGGTCATGGAGTTCTACAAGTAG